In a single window of the Ferviditalea candida genome:
- a CDS encoding YggS family pyridoxal phosphate-dependent enzyme, giving the protein MDLHERIERVEARIMEACRRSGRSREDVQVIAVTKYVDLDATKRVIEEGFIHIGENRWQDARPKWEALGRQGIWHFIGHLQTNKVKDVIGKFDYIHSLDRISLARELDRKASEMELRVPCFIQVNVSGEESKYGLAPENLMPFVEQVGKLTQLDIIGLMTMAPYEAKSEQTRPVFAGLRRLRDELNGSGLLENKVKHLSMGMSNDFEIAIEEGATWIRLGSVLVGQH; this is encoded by the coding sequence TTGGATCTGCATGAGAGAATTGAGCGGGTTGAAGCCCGCATTATGGAGGCGTGCCGGCGAAGCGGCAGGTCAAGGGAAGATGTTCAAGTGATTGCCGTAACAAAGTATGTGGACCTGGACGCAACGAAACGGGTGATCGAGGAAGGCTTTATACATATCGGCGAGAACCGTTGGCAGGATGCCCGCCCGAAGTGGGAGGCTCTGGGCAGACAAGGAATCTGGCATTTTATAGGCCATTTGCAGACGAATAAAGTCAAGGATGTGATCGGTAAATTCGATTACATTCATTCACTGGATAGAATTTCGCTGGCGCGGGAACTGGATAGGAAGGCTTCGGAAATGGAGCTGAGGGTACCGTGCTTTATTCAAGTCAATGTATCGGGAGAAGAGAGCAAATACGGACTGGCTCCCGAGAATTTAATGCCGTTTGTGGAGCAGGTGGGCAAATTGACCCAGCTTGACATCATCGGCCTGATGACGATGGCCCCTTATGAGGCCAAGTCCGAGCAAACCCGGCCGGTTTTTGCCGGATTGCGGCGCTTGCGGGATGAGCTGAACGGGAGCGGGCTTCTGGAGAACAAGGTGAAGCATTTGTCCATGGGCATGTCCAATGATTTTGAAATAGCGATTGAAGAAGGGGCAACTTGGATCAGATTGGGATCCGTTCTGGTTGGACAGCATTAA
- the pgeF gene encoding peptidoglycan editing factor PgeF: protein MEAFVIEEEKEGRPSLLFIHKWMEAHPGLSAGFSSRHGGVSDQELNSLNCALHVQDAPANVLENRKRLAEAIGFPFGSWTCAEQVHGKKVTKVTAKDRGKGKESRELAIQESDGLTTDDPGTLLTAFFADCVPLYFFDPVRRAVALSHAGWKGTAMNIAAETIQTMRDAYGSRPKHILCAIGPSIGQCCYEVDRNVAGRVEEALSSDGYTSEWTESDWRQVRTVKPNGKVMLNLKEANRQFMIKAGILPTNIEISGLCTSCNTQLFFSHRKEHGKTGRMTAWIALSEVNG from the coding sequence ATGGAAGCCTTTGTGATTGAAGAAGAGAAGGAAGGGCGTCCGTCCTTGTTGTTTATTCATAAATGGATGGAAGCGCATCCCGGCCTGTCCGCCGGTTTTTCAAGCCGCCATGGAGGAGTCAGCGATCAAGAGCTGAACTCGCTCAACTGCGCCCTGCACGTGCAGGATGCTCCGGCTAACGTGCTCGAAAACAGGAAGCGGCTCGCGGAAGCCATCGGCTTTCCGTTTGGCTCATGGACATGCGCCGAGCAGGTTCACGGAAAAAAAGTAACGAAGGTTACCGCCAAAGATCGCGGCAAGGGAAAAGAATCCCGGGAACTGGCGATACAGGAGTCGGACGGTTTGACCACCGATGATCCCGGCACGCTGCTGACGGCGTTTTTTGCTGATTGTGTGCCTCTTTATTTTTTTGATCCGGTTCGACGGGCCGTCGCCCTTTCGCATGCCGGCTGGAAAGGAACGGCGATGAACATTGCGGCGGAGACCATCCAGACAATGCGCGACGCTTACGGCAGCCGGCCCAAGCATATATTGTGCGCCATTGGGCCTTCGATCGGCCAATGCTGCTATGAAGTCGACCGGAATGTGGCCGGCCGGGTTGAAGAGGCTTTGAGCTCGGATGGATACACATCAGAATGGACGGAAAGCGATTGGCGGCAAGTCCGCACGGTAAAACCCAATGGCAAAGTCATGCTCAACTTGAAAGAAGCCAACCGACAGTTTATGATAAAAGCAGGAATTTTGCCGACGAATATCGAAATATCTGGGTTATGTACCAGCTGCAACACGCAATTGTTTTTTTCCCATCGCAAAGAGCATGGAAAAACAGGCAGAATGACCGCGTGGATTGCGTTAAGTGAGGTGAATGGTTGA
- a CDS encoding YlmC/YmxH family sporulation protein, with amino-acid sequence MKISDFQTKDVINIVDGKKLGQISDLELDLRQGRIESIVVPSQGKFFGFFGGGTDVVIHWKNIVKIGMDVVLVKLDDSRMPRSPGEGDVNEYSRNYND; translated from the coding sequence GTGAAAATTTCGGATTTTCAAACCAAGGATGTCATCAACATTGTCGATGGCAAAAAGTTGGGTCAGATCAGCGATTTGGAACTGGATCTGCGGCAGGGACGAATCGAATCGATCGTGGTGCCGAGCCAGGGAAAGTTTTTCGGATTCTTCGGCGGAGGGACGGATGTGGTCATTCATTGGAAAAACATCGTAAAAATCGGCATGGATGTGGTGCTGGTCAAATTGGACGATTCCAGAATGCCCCGTTCTCCAGGCGAGGGCGACGTTAACGAATATTCAAGGAATTACAACGATTGA
- the sigG gene encoding RNA polymerase sporulation sigma factor SigG, producing MTRNKVEICGVDTSKLPVLSNVEMRELFVQLQTKNERTAREKLVNGNLRLVLSVIQRFNNRGEYVDDLFQVGCIGLMKAIDNFDLGQNVRFSTYAVPMIIGEIRRYLRDNNPIRVSRSLRDIAYKALQVRDSLTNKNNREPTIMEISEELNVPKEDVVFALDAIQDPVSLFEPIYHDGGDPIYVMDQISDEKNKDVSWIEEIALREALRKLNEREKMILSMRFFEGKTQMEVAEEIGISQAQVSRLEKSAILQMQKHVKT from the coding sequence GTGACACGAAACAAAGTTGAGATCTGTGGAGTCGATACCTCGAAACTGCCTGTTCTAAGCAATGTGGAAATGCGCGAATTGTTCGTACAGCTTCAGACGAAAAACGAAAGAACGGCGAGAGAAAAGCTGGTAAACGGCAATTTGCGTCTGGTACTCAGCGTGATACAGCGCTTCAACAACCGCGGAGAATATGTTGACGATCTGTTTCAGGTCGGATGCATCGGTCTGATGAAGGCCATCGATAATTTCGATCTAGGCCAAAACGTGAGATTCTCCACCTACGCGGTTCCAATGATTATCGGAGAAATCAGGAGATACCTGAGAGACAACAATCCGATCCGGGTTTCCAGGTCGCTCAGGGACATCGCATACAAAGCGCTTCAGGTCCGGGACAGCTTGACGAATAAAAACAATCGCGAGCCGACAATCATGGAAATCTCCGAGGAATTGAACGTCCCGAAGGAAGACGTCGTGTTTGCGCTGGATGCCATCCAGGATCCCGTTTCCTTGTTTGAGCCGATCTATCATGACGGCGGAGATCCGATTTATGTGATGGACCAAATCAGCGATGAGAAAAACAAGGACGTCTCGTGGATAGAGGAGATCGCGCTTCGCGAAGCCTTGAGAAAACTCAACGAACGGGAAAAAATGATCCTGTCGATGCGCTTTTTCGAGGGAAAAACACAGATGGAGGTGGCCGAGGAAATCGGCATTTCCCAGGCGCAGGTTTCGCGCTTGGAAAAATCGGCGATTCTGCAGATGCAAAAGCACGTCAAAACCTGA
- the sigE gene encoding RNA polymerase sporulation sigma factor SigE, with protein MLLKWKLLLQIYTYKILIFLGLKNEEIYYIGGSEALPPPLTREEEEYLLEKLPDGDAAIRAVLIERNLRLVVYIARKFENTGINIEDLVSIGAIGLIKAVNTFDPDKKIKLATYASRCIENEILMFLRRNSKIRTEVSFDEPLNIDWDGNELLLSDVLGTENDTIYRNIEEEVDRKLLHKALDKLSDRERVIMELRFGLQGGEEKTQKDVADMLGISQSYISRLEKRIIKRLRKEFNKMV; from the coding sequence ATGCTATTGAAGTGGAAACTGCTGCTGCAAATTTATACTTATAAGATATTGATTTTCCTGGGACTCAAGAACGAGGAAATTTACTATATCGGCGGGAGCGAAGCGCTGCCGCCTCCGCTGACCAGGGAAGAGGAAGAATATTTGCTGGAAAAACTGCCTGACGGCGATGCCGCGATACGCGCGGTATTGATTGAACGAAACCTGAGACTTGTGGTATACATTGCCAGAAAATTCGAGAATACGGGAATCAACATTGAGGATTTGGTTTCCATTGGAGCGATCGGGCTGATCAAAGCGGTGAATACATTCGATCCCGATAAAAAAATCAAATTGGCTACCTACGCCTCCCGCTGCATCGAAAACGAAATTCTGATGTTTTTGCGGCGCAACAGCAAGATCCGCACCGAGGTTTCGTTCGATGAACCGTTAAATATCGACTGGGACGGTAACGAGCTGCTGTTATCCGATGTTCTGGGAACGGAAAACGATACCATTTACCGCAATATTGAAGAGGAGGTGGACCGAAAGCTGCTCCACAAGGCGCTGGACAAATTGTCCGATCGGGAGCGGGTCATTATGGAGCTGAGATTCGGACTGCAAGGGGGAGAGGAAAAGACGCAGAAGGATGTGGCCGACATGCTCGGGATTTCGCAGTCCTACATCTCCAGATTGGAAAAAAGAATCATCAAAAGGCTGCGGAAAGAGTTTAATAAGATGGTGTAA
- the spoIIGA gene encoding sigma-E processing peptidase SpoIIGA, with product MVIYLDLVFLTNFFIDATTLATTAWTRKIRFKRWRIAAAALLGASYVMMMFIPSLSVLFTFVVKFLFSVAMLLIAFGFGGLQNFVKNISVFYLINFVAAGGIFALHYLLLSSNDVMNGILLARTRGFINPAGIGLVFVIIMFTAMIFFYRSVFVSSKRRKQVTDYLAEVCVSIGERVTICTGLIDTGNQLYDPLTRTPVMVMESVLWQEDFPPAWMNLIQKEEVERILLELEQVDFQWSERLRLVPYRGVNKQASFMLALKPDKVVIRYRNSVTEVGKVLIGLDGGKLSSDGSYRAIIHPQLMESF from the coding sequence TTGGTCATCTACCTCGACCTTGTGTTTCTAACGAATTTTTTCATTGATGCCACAACGCTGGCGACGACAGCCTGGACGCGCAAAATCCGCTTCAAACGCTGGAGAATAGCTGCAGCCGCTCTGCTTGGAGCGTCATATGTGATGATGATGTTCATCCCCTCGCTTTCGGTTCTATTCACATTTGTCGTCAAATTTCTGTTTTCGGTTGCCATGCTGCTGATTGCTTTTGGATTCGGGGGCCTGCAGAATTTTGTCAAAAACATTTCCGTATTCTATTTGATCAATTTTGTTGCAGCAGGTGGTATTTTTGCGCTTCACTATTTACTGCTGTCGTCAAATGATGTCATGAACGGGATTTTGCTGGCGCGCACGAGAGGTTTCATAAACCCTGCCGGCATCGGGCTTGTTTTTGTAATCATCATGTTCACGGCCATGATTTTTTTCTATCGGAGTGTGTTTGTCAGCTCGAAGCGGAGAAAGCAGGTTACGGATTACTTGGCGGAGGTTTGCGTATCGATCGGGGAGCGCGTAACGATATGCACCGGTTTGATCGATACCGGCAATCAGCTCTATGATCCGCTTACGCGCACACCCGTGATGGTGATGGAATCGGTCTTATGGCAGGAGGATTTTCCTCCGGCTTGGATGAACCTGATCCAAAAGGAGGAAGTTGAACGAATCTTATTGGAACTGGAGCAAGTTGACTTTCAATGGAGTGAACGTTTACGACTGGTCCCTTACCGCGGGGTCAACAAACAGGCGTCTTTCATGCTCGCTCTTAAACCGGATAAGGTGGTCATCAGATACCGCAATTCAGTGACGGAGGTGGGGAAGGTCCTGATCGGTCTCGATGGCGGGAAGCTCAGCTCAGATGGTTCATACCGTGCCATCATTCATCCGCAACTCATGGAATCGTTTTGA
- the ftsZ gene encoding cell division protein FtsZ: MLEFDFELEHAARIKVIGVGGGGSNAVNRMIEFGVKGVEFITVNTDAQALNLAKSEHKLQLGDKLTRGLGAGANPEIGKRAAEESRELVMNTLRGADMVFVTAGMGGGTGTGAAPVIADIARECGALTVGVVTRPFTFEGRKRASQAEQGIAALREKVDTLIVIPNDRLLEIVDKKTPMLEAFREADNVLRQGVQGISDLIAVPGLINLDFADVKTIMTERGSALMGIGIGSGENRAAEAARKAIMSPLLETSIDGARGVIMNITGGSNLSLYEVNEAAEIVISASDPEVNMIFGAIIDEEMKDEIKVTVIATGFNPKPVVRPPASVQTHAHHEPGESKLNNLKPFGSQPSSDQLDIPTFLRNKNRMTDDL; this comes from the coding sequence ATGTTAGAGTTTGATTTTGAATTGGAGCATGCCGCCCGAATCAAAGTTATTGGGGTTGGAGGTGGCGGCAGCAATGCCGTTAACCGGATGATCGAGTTCGGCGTTAAGGGCGTTGAATTCATCACCGTCAATACAGATGCGCAAGCGCTCAATTTGGCGAAATCCGAACATAAATTGCAGCTCGGCGACAAATTGACGAGGGGTCTTGGAGCGGGGGCAAATCCGGAAATCGGCAAACGAGCCGCTGAGGAATCGAGAGAATTGGTCATGAATACGCTTCGCGGAGCGGACATGGTATTTGTGACGGCAGGTATGGGGGGCGGAACCGGTACAGGAGCCGCGCCCGTCATTGCCGATATTGCCAGAGAGTGTGGAGCTTTGACCGTCGGTGTCGTCACGCGCCCGTTTACCTTTGAAGGACGCAAGCGCGCGTCGCAAGCCGAGCAGGGCATTGCCGCCCTGCGGGAAAAAGTGGACACACTGATTGTTATCCCGAATGACAGGCTGCTCGAGATTGTCGACAAGAAGACGCCGATGCTGGAAGCCTTTCGTGAAGCGGATAACGTATTGCGGCAGGGCGTGCAGGGCATTTCCGACCTGATTGCCGTGCCCGGGTTGATTAACCTTGACTTCGCGGATGTCAAAACCATCATGACGGAACGGGGATCGGCCTTGATGGGAATCGGGATCGGCAGCGGGGAGAACCGGGCTGCGGAAGCCGCCAGAAAAGCCATAATGAGTCCTCTGCTGGAAACCTCAATCGATGGCGCGAGAGGCGTCATCATGAATATTACCGGAGGCTCCAATCTCAGCCTGTATGAGGTGAACGAAGCCGCCGAAATCGTCATATCCGCATCCGACCCTGAGGTCAACATGATATTCGGTGCGATAATTGATGAAGAGATGAAGGATGAAATCAAAGTTACGGTGATCGCCACCGGTTTCAATCCCAAGCCGGTCGTGAGGCCTCCCGCAAGTGTTCAAACCCACGCGCACCATGAACCCGGAGAATCCAAACTGAACAATCTCAAGCCGTTTGGAAGCCAACCCTCCAGCGATCAACTGGACATACCCACTTTTCTGCGCAATAAAAACAGAATGACAGACGATCTATGA
- the ftsA gene encoding cell division protein FtsA: MSGNDVIVSLDIGTSKVRVIIGEINNGAINIVGVGSADSEGIRKSAIVDIDQTVQSIRSAVDHAERMVGIQIADVYVGITGSHIGLQSSQGVVAVSNEDREIGTEDIERVLQAAKVVALPPEREIVGIVPKQYLVDGLDGIQDPRGMIGVRLEVEATIITGAKTVIHNLVRVVEKAGLNIAGLILMPLAAGQMALSKDEKSMGTVLVDIGAGATAISVFDQGNLVATSTIPIGGEYITNDISIGLRTQTNVAEKVKLKYGCGVIEDAAEDQVFKVTRIGSNEEKEFSQVDLANIIEPRVSEIFQLVRAEVARLGYKELPGGYILTGGSVSMPGILSAARRELNSSVRVAVPDFIGVRDPSYTGGVGIIQYVSKFARSRGTAPVKKQSKRKTSAAQEKNGFFESVKNWLKEFI, from the coding sequence TTGAGCGGCAATGATGTCATTGTTAGTTTGGACATCGGTACATCCAAGGTTCGCGTCATTATTGGGGAAATCAACAATGGTGCAATCAATATCGTCGGTGTTGGATCTGCCGACTCTGAAGGAATTCGCAAAAGCGCGATTGTCGATATAGATCAAACGGTTCAGTCCATCCGCAGCGCGGTGGATCATGCTGAACGGATGGTAGGTATTCAAATCGCCGATGTATACGTCGGAATTACAGGCAGCCATATCGGCTTGCAATCGAGTCAAGGTGTGGTTGCCGTTTCGAATGAAGACCGGGAAATCGGAACGGAGGATATTGAAAGGGTACTGCAAGCGGCCAAGGTGGTTGCGCTCCCTCCGGAACGGGAAATTGTCGGCATTGTGCCGAAACAATACCTCGTTGACGGATTGGACGGTATTCAAGATCCCCGCGGAATGATCGGTGTCAGACTGGAAGTGGAGGCCACCATTATTACTGGTGCCAAAACAGTCATACATAATCTTGTTCGTGTCGTTGAAAAAGCGGGATTGAACATCGCCGGCTTGATTCTGATGCCGCTCGCCGCTGGCCAAATGGCGCTTTCGAAGGACGAGAAATCAATGGGAACGGTGCTGGTCGATATCGGTGCCGGGGCTACCGCGATCTCCGTCTTTGATCAGGGAAATCTGGTTGCCACGTCAACGATTCCGATCGGCGGCGAATATATCACCAATGATATTTCCATCGGACTGCGGACGCAGACGAATGTCGCCGAGAAAGTGAAGCTGAAGTACGGCTGCGGCGTGATCGAGGATGCGGCTGAGGACCAGGTGTTCAAAGTAACCAGGATCGGCAGCAATGAAGAAAAGGAATTTTCGCAGGTGGATCTGGCGAATATCATAGAACCGCGGGTGTCGGAAATCTTTCAATTGGTTCGCGCCGAGGTTGCCAGACTCGGGTATAAGGAGCTTCCCGGCGGTTATATTTTGACCGGGGGCAGCGTATCCATGCCCGGTATTCTGAGCGCAGCCCGAAGGGAATTGAACAGCTCGGTCCGAGTCGCGGTTCCTGATTTTATCGGCGTACGGGACCCTTCGTATACCGGCGGTGTAGGAATTATTCAATACGTGTCCAAATTTGCCAGAAGTCGCGGCACTGCACCAGTCAAGAAACAGTCGAAGCGTAAAACGTCCGCCGCCCAAGAAAAGAACGGCTTCTTCGAATCCGTTAAAAACTGGTTAAAGGAATTCATCTGA